GGGGCTCCTGGCTTTTGCTGCATAGTGTGGTTATTCCAGCCGTGTACGCGGCAGGAAAGAACTGCGGGAAGAAAGAAAACCAGTCCAAAGAATGTATGACGCCGGAGTAACCGGCGCAGGTTTCAACGGCAAGGGAAGCCAGTTTATGAAGAAATACCGGCAAGGCGACAGCCTTGCCGGTATTTCTTCATAAACTGGCTTGTCAACAGCGATTGTTCCGTAGTATAATTGCAAAGAAAGTGATAATCATTATCGCGATTATTTTACATAAGCTTAACAAAACATTAATTCTCTTCGTATGCTTGTCAGGTATACTAAGAATACAACGTTTCAGATTAAGAACCCCCCCGATGGTGCGATGTGCATAGCCTAAATCGCGAACAAGAAAGGGAGATCATTATGCTGCATAAACTAAACGGCGGCTCTAAATTAAAAACCGGGCATTTTGGTAAACCGATCTGTTCGTTGCCACGGACGCAGGCTGGGGGAAGAGGCGTACGCTTGAACCGGACCAAATTAAAGTTAATGCTGCTTGAACGGAAATTAGCGCGGCGGGAGTCGCAGGTAGCCGCCGCAGTCGAGCGTTGTCTGGCGGAGCTTAGGGAGCGGATAGATTGGTTTGGCTGCCGCCGTAAGCGCGAGGCTCGCCGGCAATTGCCATCTTTGTTAAAGGCGAATAGCAGTTGTGAAGCTATTTTGGCTCAATTGATGGATCAGCAGCAGTTTTTGGCTTTAGAAATTGAGGTTAAGCAGATGATTCAGCAGCAGCTTAACCATTTATACGAAATTAAGTCAGTAAATGTCGCAGCCGTTCCTGATTATCCGGCTGATAAAGCCGGCTTAAGGCGCCTGGCCGGAGCGTTGGCGGAAAGCCGCCGGACTGTCTGGCTGGCCAGGGCCACGCTGAAGCTCGGCAATGCGGTCTGGGAAAAGGGGATGGCGCATAGTGGCTTTCCCAAGCCGGTAGGCGATTTACTAGGCAAAATTAATCTAACGGCCATTTTTTTGAAAGAGCTGGACTGTCTGCCGCAACAGCGGCGGCTTACTGATCAGCGGCAATTGGCAGACAGGGTGGCCGGTATGATTGACAACGATTGCTCGCGGTTGCTTGCCGATCTAAGCATGCGGTCTGCACAAATCTTTTATCAGCTGTTTGACGATGTATTTGCCAGGCCTATTCTCCAGCGGCGAGCAAGGCTGCTGGAGCGCCTGCAGGCAAATAAATTACCTTACCCCTCTCCTAGTTGTACCAAACAAGCCGGATGATCTTGATGATTATCCGGCTTGTTTGTTTTTCGGCAAGTATATTGATGGTTAATTTTGGCTATAATAACGTTGATTTAGATTAGTATAGCAGTCGGAAAGGAAGGATACACTAGTGTCTGTAGAAAGCCAAAGTAAAACAGGCCGGGAGTGCCGGGACATTGAACGAAACAGTGCGAAAAGTTCGCACCGCCGCCAGCAGGCTTTAGCTGCAATGAATGAGGAAACGGTTACCTCGCTGGACGAGGTTTTTGAGGCCAAGCTTAACGCAGTACGCGCCTATGAACAGCGGCTGGCGAGAGTGGCGGATCCTTATGCCAGGCAAACACTGCAAAAGATGATTCAGGCCGAACGGCGGCAATTGCTGAATCTGGCGGAACTTATTGATATAGTGGAAGACAGTCCGAATATGGGCGGGTTTACCAAAGCCACGCGCCGGATGACCCATCGGCTTAAAACCGGCGACGGAAAAAATGCTCTTTATGGCTTAGGGGCCATTGTACTGGCTGCAATGCTGATTCCCGGCGTTAAAGATGCGTTGAAACCCCTGGTGGGCAAGGTCATGAGCGGTGTTAACGAATTGTCCGAGCAGGCGCAGGGGTTGATTAGCAGCGTTAAGGAAGATATGGAAGATATGGTTGCAGAAGCCGAATTTGAAAAGTTGAAGCAGGCAATTGATCATGAAGTGGCTGAAGGGGAGACTCCTCATGAGCCGGTCTAATGACGCAAGCCAGAATAAGCTAGGTAAGGAGCGGAAAATAAGGTGCCAAAAGGTTCAGACGGGGCCGAATTGCAATTGGATCAGCTGGAGGAATTGACTGTTTTGTTGCGGCGGATATCAAGCGACCTTAGATTTGCCGTTGATTTGACGGTGCGGGTACGCAGCCAGTCACAGCAAAATAAGCCGGCGACAATTTCGTTATGGGAAGAATTATTAAGTGGACTCTTCGGCTATATCAAGCAAAAAAGCAAAGAAAGCAAAGACAATCTTTTGTCCGGCATATCCTTAACCCGTATGCGCTTTTTTTAGCAGGAAAGCGGTTGGCCTGAAGCAGCGAGGAATAAGCAATCTCGCTGCTTTATTTAGTTACAGAGGAGGCAGTTCATTGTCACAGGCGACGTTGCGAATAATACCGGGGCGGTTGCGAATTACCGTAGCCGGGATGAAAAGAAATAAGGAGTTTGCCGTTTATTTAACGAATAAACTGCAACGAACAGCAGGTATAACCAATGTTTCAGCAAACCCCCTGAGCGGACGGGCGTTAATTTTTTATACTTGCGGCGTGATTTCAGTGGCGGAAATTCAACAGCAGATTCAGGGCCTTCGACAAGTGTTTATCCAGGCGGAGGCAGAAAAAAAACGCTTAGCCGGGACGGCGGGGCAAACGGCCTGTACCGGGCTGCAGACCTGGCCGTATCCGCCGGCTGAACCGGGCTTCAGGCTGCAGCTGATTCATACGGCGGCAACGGGCGCTATTTTGGGCGGGCTTGTCCTCAAGCGTCTGATCGCCGGCCGGTCGTCAAGAGCTAATTCCGAACAAATATTTAATGTTGCGGCAGTCACTACGATCATTGCAGGCTATCCGCTTTTACGCCGGGGCATTGACACTTTAATCCGGGATAAACGGTTAAGCAATGATTTGCTATTGTCTGCCGCCTCGCTGGTTTTGCTGACCATGCGGGAAAGTGTAACCGGTCTGTCCGTGCTCTGGCTGGTGCAACTGAGCAATTTGTTTCTCTATTTGATGCGGATGCGCTCCCGGCAGGCGATCACTGATCTGGTAGACTGTAAAGCAGGCAATGACTGCCTGCAGGCCGGCAATGCCCCGAACGCGTCAGAAAGGGCGCCTTGCCAGCCGTCTCCGTCCGGCAAGGCTTATTTCAGCAGGCTGGCCCCATGGACGCTGGGAATAGCTGCAGCGGTTTTTCTTTTCACTCGTGATTACCGGCGCAGCCTGGCAGTGCTATTGGCCGGCTGTCCGACTGCCATCGCTTTATCCGGCAGTACGGCTTACGGAATGGCGGCGGCGCAGGCGGCCCGTCAGGGAGTAATGCTCAAAGAGCCCGGCAGTCTGGAGGCGGTCGGCCAAATTGACACCATTGTCTTTGAAAACGATAAGCTTTTTACTACGCAGCAGCCGGAAATCGCGGATATCGTCAGTTTGTCTGATGAGTTTGAGCCAAAGCAGATCCTGGCATTGGCAGCTGCTGTGGAACAGACGGTGGATCATCCGCTGGCCCGGATGGTCTGGCGGGAGGCCGGCCGGCAGGGAATGGCGCCGGCGGCTGCCGACAAACGGGAAGTGCTGGCCCAGGGAGTGAAAGGTCTAGTCGGAGAAAGCGAGGTAATGGTTGGCAACGGACAATTGATGGACAGTCAGGGGACTGCCATTGATAAGGCTAAAGCCCGGGCGCTGCGTCTGAACCATCTGGGCTGTCAGGTAATCTACGTTGCCGTCAACCGGCGGATAGCCGGACTGATCGGCGTAAGGGAGGAAGTGCGGCCGGAAAGCCGGCAGGCTGTGGAAGGAATTCGGGCGGCGGGAATAACCGATATCAGGGTGCTGACAGACAAGCGGCCGGACAATGCTAACCCCGGTATCAGGGAATTGGGCATAACGGCAAGTGCGAGCGGCCGGCGGCCGGACGATGCCCGGCGGATCGTTACGCAGTTGCAGCAGTCCGGACAGCGGGTAGGGCTGGTTGCCGCCGGCCGCGGCAGCCTGCCGGCAATGGCGTCGGCCGACCTTGGCTTTGCCTTGGGCTCGGCTGGAGCGGCGGAAGTTGTCCAGGCTGCCGATCTGGTGATCTGTGGCGACGATTTGCGTAAAGTGCCGGCAGTGGTGGAGTTAAGCCGTAAAACATCGCAAGTTCTCCGGCAAAATTTAATTTTTTCGACCGGCGGCAGCATTGCAGGAATTGCTTTAGCCGCAGCCAAACTGCTTTCTCCCTGGTCGGCGGCGCTATTGCTGAATGTTAGCATGCTGGGCGTGGTATTGAACTCAGCCCGGCTGCTTAAGTCAGGACCAGCAAAACGGCCCGAAATCGGGCTGAATTTGCAACAGTTCGCTCAACTAACCCCGGCAGTCAAAGCTGTGGCCGTCCAGAACAATGTCGTTATGCTGCCGCAGTTTAGGCCGGCAGGAGCAGGGCTGGCCGAACAGGGCGGGAACTGGCACTGCTTACCGGCGGCGGCGGTTTGCGCCCGGCTGGATAGTTCTCTGCCTTTCGGTTTAAGTGAGCAGGAGGCCAGGCGGCGTTTAACGCGGCATGGGCTGAATTGCCTGGCTGAGGCGCCCCGCGCTTCATTCTGGCGTCTGTTTGGCGATCAGTTTAAGGATTTTATGGTCCGGGTGCTGTTAGGCGTAACCGGCTTATCGTTTGTGTTAGGCGAGGTGCAGGACGCCTTGCTGACGGCAGCCATTGTGGTTGCCAATGCTCTGCTGGGCGCGTATCAGGAAAGCCGGGCCGAGCAATCGCTGGATGCCATGAAGCAGATGGCTGCCCCGCTGGCCAAGGTTGTGCGGGGAGGACGGGTCCGGTGTGTCAAGGCTGAGTCTTTGGTGCCTGGCGATTTAATTGTATTGGAAGCCGGCGACCGCATTCCGGCGGACGCCCGTATCAGCACCTGCAATCAGTTTGAAGTTGAGGAGGCTTCCCTGACCGGAGAAACTTTGCCGGCCCCCAAAAATTGTCATCAGTTAGAGCTTCATCATACCGTGCCGGGCGATCGTAAAAATATGGTCTTTATGGGGACAACGGTAACCAGAGGGCGGGCCCGGGCGGTCGTAGTAGCTACCGGCATGGGGACGGAACTGGGGAAAATTGCGCAGCTGCTGCAGGGGCATAAGCCTGAACCGACTCCGCTGCAACGGCGTTTGGAGGAATTGAGCAAAACCATTGCCCTTGCCTGTCTGACAATTGCCGGAATTGTTTTCGCCATAGGGGTCCTGAGGGGACAACGCGCACTGCCGATGATCCGGTCGGCGGCGACTATTGCAGTTGCGGCCATTCCGGAAGGGCTATCGGCAATTGTCGTTGTCGCTTTGGCCCTGGGCGTGAGAAGGATGGCAAAAGAAAATATTCTGGTCCGTAATATGGCGTCAATTGAAACGTTGGGCGGTGCAACCGTTATCTGTTCTGATAAAACCGGAACGCTGACCAAAAATGAAATGACGGTAAGAAAAATTTTTACAGCCGGCCGCAGGTGGAGGGTAAGCGGTGAAGGGTATTCGGTCCAGGGCGGCTTTTTCCTTAATGGGAGCAACACGGAACCCGCGGTTGACGGAGCTTTGATGCAAACGCTGCTGGCCGGAGCCTTATGCAACAATGCCAAACTGAGGGAAAACTCCCGGGAGCGGCTGCCGGGAACTGACGCCGGTAAAGGCTGGTTTATTGACGGCGACCCGACGGAAGGCGCCTTATTGGTGGCCGCCGCGAAAGCCGGGCTATGGGAAGATCAGCTGGCTCTCTCTTATATCCGTAAGCAGGAATTGCCTTTTGAATCAGAGCGCCGGATGATGTCCGTGATTTGCAGCGGTCACGATAAAGCCGAAACCCTTTATTGTAAAGGAGCGCCGGACAGCATTATGGAGCTATGCACCCATTACCTGGCCGGCGGAAAAGTTCTGCCGCTGACCGGCGATGTGCGCCGGGAATTGCAGGCCGCCGTGGTACAGATGGCGAATGAAGCCTTGCGCGTTCTTGCCGCAGCCTATCGCAAGCTGGACAGCGACGAAGCGGAGGAGCCATTGGAAAGGGAGCTGATTTTCTGCGGCTTAGTGGGCATGATTGATCCGCCACGACCTGAGGTTCCACCGGCAATCGCCAGGTGCAAACAAGCAGGGGTGCAGGTTGTGATGATTACCGGCGACCACCCGAATACCGCCCGGGCGATAGCACGGGAACTGGGGTTATTGGAACAAAACGGGCGGGTGCTGACCGGCCGGGAGCTTAATCAAATGTCTGACAGGCAATTGACGGAGGCGGTCGAAACAGTCAGGGTCTATGCCCGGACGGCTCCGCAGCATAAATTGCGGATTATCAGGGCGCTCAAGCAAAAAGGCTTTATCGTTGCCATGACCGGGGACGGAGCCAACGATGCCCCGGCGATTAAGGCGGCCAATATTGGCATTGCGATGGGCCTGACGGGAGCCGATGTAACCAAGGAGGCGGCCTGCCTGACTTTAGCGGATGATAATTTTGCCACAATTGTAAAGGCGATGCAGGAAGGGCGGTCGATTTACGCTAATATCCGCAAGGCAATCCGCTATGGGCTGGCTACCAATTTCGGTGAAGTGGTGCTGATGTTTTTTGCGACCTTGCTGGCTTTGCCGCTGCCGCTTTTGCCCATTCAGCTGCTGTGGATTAATCTGATCGGGGACGGATTGCCGGTTATTGCGCTGGTCAATGATCCTCCGGGCCAAGGCATCATGCAGCAGCCGCCGCGCGGGGCCAAAGAAAGTGTATTTTACGGGGGACTGGGGCCTAAAATTATCAGCAGGGGGCTGATTATCGGGGGAAGCGCCTTGGCGCTGTACGCCTGGAAGCTGTTCACCGGCGCTAGCCTCAGGCTGGCGCGGACGTTCGTGCTCGCTCAGATTGTCATCAGCCAGTTTATCCATATATTTGACTGCCGCACAGAAGAGCAGGCGGGCAAAGTCGGTATGTTCAGCAACTGGCCTTTGATTGGGTCGGTCGCTGTATCGATAGCGATGACGGTGGCGGTTATTTATCTGCCGCCGCTGCAGAGAATTTTTTGCACTTCCGGTTTGAGCGCCGCCGACTGGCTGCTGGTAGGAGCGGCGTCAGCCGGAACAGCGGCGCTGGACGCCGCCGCAGGCCGGGTCATGAGCAAGACAGCTTACTGAGGATTCCGGGCGGTTGATATTTCGCCGGACAAATGGCGCTGAAGGCCTGAGCAGGAAAAGACTGATAAACGCAAAAGGTCCTCTTGCTAGCTGCGGCGGTTAAGCCGGCCGGCAAGAGGACAATAAGGGGACGGATTGCGGCAGGGGGCGGAGCTGGCGTTAATGTTCCGGCAAATCGGTGAATTCCCCTTCCAGCCCATCATTGATTTCCGTAGTCTGCGTGTTGCCCGCAGAATTTTGGTTGCGCAATTCCCTGGCATCCGCTACGACGGTCTTCAGCCCGTGAGAGGCATTATGAGCCAGCCCCTTGGCTTTATCGGAGGCGGCCAGCACTCCGGCGGTAGCGGCTACAGCCATACGGCGAGGCTGTTCTTTTAAGTTGTCTTTCAGTTTTTTGTAAGCCAGCTTATGGTCGGTGCTTTTGGCTTCATCGATCAATTCCTGAATTTTTTGGCGGGAGGCGGCCGAGTGCTGTTTGGCTTCATCGGTCAGCGATAAAATTCCGCTTAAGGTTACAACTGCGGCCCGCCGCAGTCCTTTCCGCACAGCCGGTACAGCCAGTGCGGCGACCGTACCGCCGGCGATAAGGCCAAGCGGCGAGGTGCGGCTGAGCATACGGGATCCCATTTGTAAAAAACGCATTTCTTATTCCTCCTCATCTGCGTTACGACTAAATTGTTGGAATGGCGACAAAATGGCTTGTAGTTTAGTAATGCCCTGATCCGGATTATTTATGTTTGCACGGGTATAGTTTTGAGCTGAAAAACATATTAATGTCTTGGCAAAGTTGTGAATTAGACAGTGTAGATTTTTTTGCAGTGCGAAAAAAATCTACACTGTCTAAGCTGGGCTTTTACTTTGTCAAGACATTAATAGCATGATTTATTAAAGTAAAATGGAGAGGATAAAATGAACGTAGGCTTGGTTGGCTTAGGGCGTATGGGACAGGTTTTAGCCAGAAAGCTCGCCGGAAGGGGCAAGCTATGCGTGTTTGACCGGGGTTTTGGCCGGGCGCGGCGTCTGGCGGACGAATTGAATATTTCCGCCGCTGACTGTCTGGCTGATATTGTGGAACAGGATGTGGTTATACTGGCCTTGCCAGAGCAGGAAGTATTGCGCTGCATTCAATATTTCAACCAGCTTAAACAGTCCTTAGTGGTGATTAATGTTGCGACAAATGTTTCACAGCAGGCGCTGAATGAGACGGCCGAACTGCCGGTTAGAGGCATTGGGGTAAAGTTTATCGGCCATGCCGGCGAAATGGCTTTGGGGCTCGAACCGGTCATTGTTGTTGAGGAAAAGCCGGCGGAATTGGCGGAATTGGCGGCGAATTTATTCCGTCCGGTAGGAACGGTAATGTTTGGCCGGTCTGATATGGTAAGTGTCATAAATGGCGCGGCAGCAGAAGCGGCCTTAACGGCGGCGGTGCAGATTGAAAAAACGCTCCGCTTTCAGGGCGTAAGCAATGAAGATATGATAAAAAGCGCCATCAGGCAAGTCGCCGCCGGCATTCTTAAAGCCTATGCGAATAATGATTTAGGACCGTTTGCGCAAAAGGTTGTTGACTCCTTAAACCTTAAGTGGAATAACTAAGCTTACCGGCTGCATCTGTAATGACCTATAGTAAAACTGTATCCATTGAAATTATAAATTCTGGATATTTTAAAGGGGCCAAATTTGCTTTATAATACAATATATACTAGCTGGTCGAGTAGAATGATGAGGAGGTAATGAAACAATGCAGCAAGGAACTTTCCGGGTTAAGGCCGGTCTGGCCGAGATGCTTAAAGGCGGCGTAATTATGGACGTTACTACCCCTGAGCAGGCAAAGATAGCTGAGCAGGCGGGGGCTTGCGCCGTTATGGCGCTGGAGCGGGTGCCGGCTGACATCCGGGCCGCCGGCGGGGTGGCC
This genomic interval from Dendrosporobacter quercicolus contains the following:
- a CDS encoding HAD-IC family P-type ATPase; this translates as MSQATLRIIPGRLRITVAGMKRNKEFAVYLTNKLQRTAGITNVSANPLSGRALIFYTCGVISVAEIQQQIQGLRQVFIQAEAEKKRLAGTAGQTACTGLQTWPYPPAEPGFRLQLIHTAATGAILGGLVLKRLIAGRSSRANSEQIFNVAAVTTIIAGYPLLRRGIDTLIRDKRLSNDLLLSAASLVLLTMRESVTGLSVLWLVQLSNLFLYLMRMRSRQAITDLVDCKAGNDCLQAGNAPNASERAPCQPSPSGKAYFSRLAPWTLGIAAAVFLFTRDYRRSLAVLLAGCPTAIALSGSTAYGMAAAQAARQGVMLKEPGSLEAVGQIDTIVFENDKLFTTQQPEIADIVSLSDEFEPKQILALAAAVEQTVDHPLARMVWREAGRQGMAPAAADKREVLAQGVKGLVGESEVMVGNGQLMDSQGTAIDKAKARALRLNHLGCQVIYVAVNRRIAGLIGVREEVRPESRQAVEGIRAAGITDIRVLTDKRPDNANPGIRELGITASASGRRPDDARRIVTQLQQSGQRVGLVAAGRGSLPAMASADLGFALGSAGAAEVVQAADLVICGDDLRKVPAVVELSRKTSQVLRQNLIFSTGGSIAGIALAAAKLLSPWSAALLLNVSMLGVVLNSARLLKSGPAKRPEIGLNLQQFAQLTPAVKAVAVQNNVVMLPQFRPAGAGLAEQGGNWHCLPAAAVCARLDSSLPFGLSEQEARRRLTRHGLNCLAEAPRASFWRLFGDQFKDFMVRVLLGVTGLSFVLGEVQDALLTAAIVVANALLGAYQESRAEQSLDAMKQMAAPLAKVVRGGRVRCVKAESLVPGDLIVLEAGDRIPADARISTCNQFEVEEASLTGETLPAPKNCHQLELHHTVPGDRKNMVFMGTTVTRGRARAVVVATGMGTELGKIAQLLQGHKPEPTPLQRRLEELSKTIALACLTIAGIVFAIGVLRGQRALPMIRSAATIAVAAIPEGLSAIVVVALALGVRRMAKENILVRNMASIETLGGATVICSDKTGTLTKNEMTVRKIFTAGRRWRVSGEGYSVQGGFFLNGSNTEPAVDGALMQTLLAGALCNNAKLRENSRERLPGTDAGKGWFIDGDPTEGALLVAAAKAGLWEDQLALSYIRKQELPFESERRMMSVICSGHDKAETLYCKGAPDSIMELCTHYLAGGKVLPLTGDVRRELQAAVVQMANEALRVLAAAYRKLDSDEAEEPLERELIFCGLVGMIDPPRPEVPPAIARCKQAGVQVVMITGDHPNTARAIARELGLLEQNGRVLTGRELNQMSDRQLTEAVETVRVYARTAPQHKLRIIRALKQKGFIVAMTGDGANDAPAIKAANIGIAMGLTGADVTKEAACLTLADDNFATIVKAMQEGRSIYANIRKAIRYGLATNFGEVVLMFFATLLALPLPLLPIQLLWINLIGDGLPVIALVNDPPGQGIMQQPPRGAKESVFYGGLGPKIISRGLIIGGSALALYAWKLFTGASLRLARTFVLAQIVISQFIHIFDCRTEEQAGKVGMFSNWPLIGSVAVSIAMTVAVIYLPPLQRIFCTSGLSAADWLLVGAASAGTAALDAAAGRVMSKTAY
- a CDS encoding NAD(P)-binding domain-containing protein gives rise to the protein MNVGLVGLGRMGQVLARKLAGRGKLCVFDRGFGRARRLADELNISAADCLADIVEQDVVILALPEQEVLRCIQYFNQLKQSLVVINVATNVSQQALNETAELPVRGIGVKFIGHAGEMALGLEPVIVVEEKPAELAELAANLFRPVGTVMFGRSDMVSVINGAAAEAALTAAVQIEKTLRFQGVSNEDMIKSAIRQVAAGILKAYANNDLGPFAQKVVDSLNLKWNN